A window of Chanodichthys erythropterus isolate Z2021 chromosome 16, ASM2448905v1, whole genome shotgun sequence genomic DNA:
aaaacttcttctcaagtctccaaaagtctaaacaccttttctgttttacacacattttgcatttcaaaatagcactttttaaattcactaaatacagttctctgcataagacacaacaatctgacataaagtcacatgtttgccatttcaaaacactgccattcaaaatgacactacatgagctaattggccaattacatgtgccacctggccaaacacctcagtggttaattgttaacacttcaatcaggatgtaagcactatgaaaagatcacaggtgagaaccttttttttttacaacaacaatggaagacattgcagagagaggaagaggaagagggaggttgagaataagagggggaggaagagtgagaggtaggggtggagcaggtagaggagttcatggccaaagaagacaaacactttcaaatgaaatcagagcaaccttagtagatcatgtcatcaaccatgggttgacaatgcgtgaggctggacagagagtgcagccaaacttgagccgttttactgtcgcctctgtcatccggacctttagactggagaacaggtatgtaaccaaaatttcatgtagtacacatgtagtataccccatgtcatagtgtatcagttgggtgacacctgtttacttagtgtatgacatcagccattcatgaactgtacaagtttcctgtacaatgtactctactgtgggggaaaatatttaggctgcattgtccaagccctatatatatttttattttattttttctaaaggactgagagacgacaccatggtggaggaaggggccaaatgttcaccggggtacaggaagctgccattgtaaacttggttttggaaaataatgaaatcagattacgagaaattcaaagccacatcatccaagacaacaccttattcaacaacattcaacgagttagtctgtccacattggctcgcatttccaagcgaaaccaaatcagaatgaaaccactttataaggtgccgtttgagagaaactctcaaagaaacaaagagttcagacgagcatatgtggatgtaagtactatattgactgcagtacactacacacaacattgtttcccagtgtactggataacaccatattgagtgatttttgttctttgttttcagggagtactggaaatggatgctcatgcaatcccacatgagttcatctttatagatgaggctgggttcaacctagcaaagaccagaagaagagggagaaacctcattggccacagagccattatagatgttcctggccaacgtggtgggaacatcacaatgtgcgctgccatctccaatatgcatggtgtcctccaccgtcatgccaaacttggaccatacaacacagcccatattctcacatttctggacagacttcacaacattctcataccaccagagcgtatgaatgatgcagaccatcaaagaaaccggtacgttgtagtatgggacaacgtgagctttcatcatgcagccccagtccaaaactggtttgctgaccacccaacatttctcgtgcaatacctcccaccatactcaccatttctgaaccccatagaagaattcttttcggcatggcggtggaaggtatacgaccggcagccctttgtgcgcatgcctcttgtgcaggccatggaagaggcatgtgatgagattgatgtgggtgcaattcagggatggataaggcactcaaggcgcttcttccctcgatgtctggcaagggaagatattgcctgtgatgttgacgaggcgttgtggccagacccggctgtgcggcaagatgctgcctaattatttttcttgcctttttttgttttttgttttttttacagtaatatattttttttcagaaattttctttttcagtttactttttttgtaagaatatttttgttcagtcccatgtaaatatatctgctgtgcttatgttgtactgacttgtttactgtagtgaaggaaaaaaaataaaaatgttgcaacagcatgtgtgtgtatctgcaaatatttctgtgcatgtgaacaatctgatacatattttagtattatggcaaagcatactaaagatgggggtgcttttcattatgcccaacagtgtgtaggtggttaggcaaaaatctggtaatatgaatgaagtgtgtgccatttcatgcaaaagtttgattttgataatgctctgtgtagttttggttgcagtgcttcattttgcaggatatatgaggtattttgcagtttgggtgtgtggttttgtgaattgtgttaagtgttttgataaaaccagactagtttgaaaaattgtgtgttagcaattggaaaaactgtaattgcaatattaatttaataaaagtagcataataataataataaaaaaattaatagccCTGCATGCCCATCCACTATATGCCACTGTGAAGGAATAAACGGCATTCGGACTCGGCATCAAATcgattacagtttttctcaatcgaTTTGGTACATTTCTCCAAACTCAGGTAACAGCTCTCAAAACAGTTAACACAGTGATCAGTACACTTTGTAATTGTCCTAAACAGATAGTAAATTCTCCTTCATTTAATACAAATCACAAATCaaaagcatatttttttcaaaacactgtgcACAAAAATCCCAAATTTTATCACAGCAGTTCATACAGCCAACCAAATCTTTAATATATCAGGAAAAACATTTGTAACTTTTTCATTGTTCTTCACAAAGATCACAAGCATTTTTGTACCATtttcaaaacacaacaaacaaaactctGTGAATTGTAAAATAGTCAGTTTCACACCTTGTGTCTTCAATTAACGCCAAATTGTTATCTGATGAGTTAGTAATCCACTCAACACAGAAAAAGCCAATTTTCTAATTGTTCACACAGCTGTCTTACGTAATTACAACAATTACAAAAGGGGAAGAGAAGAAGAACAAAGAAGACAAATGAGGAGATACAgtaagacaaaaaaaagaagtatgAGCAGTGGAAACAGAAGAGGTTTAAGAGTGAGAGGTGGTGGCCAGGGTAGagggagaagaggaagaggaagaggagatagagaaagaggagaaagagaaagagaaagaagagaTGAAGATGTAGGAGGAAGAGCTGAAGATGTAGGAGGAAGAGCGAGAAGAGCTGAGGATGTAGGAAGAGGAGAAGAGATTGAAGAGATGGATAGATTGGAGGGCAATGGTATAGTGGAAAGAGAAAATATAAGAAGAGGTGGAcagggaggaagaggagggcaaagaggaagaggaggccAAGGTGTACGAGGAGGGAGGAGAGGTAGAATGAGGGTAGGGTACACACgtgtttcaaatgaaatcagagccaCACTTATTGACCATGTCATAAATCATGGTCTCTCACTGAGAGAAGCTGGCCAGAGAGTTCAGCCCAATATAAACAGATCCACAGTGGCTTCAATTATCCGTACATTTCAGAGGGAAAACCGGTAAGTAACTATATGTGGGAAGCATAGGAAATATCCTTATAATTTgtgaacccccccccccctttaaaAGAAACtacagatgttttgttttgttaaattgttattttatttaatttaatgttcttttatttacaattgtttatttactttcattttggaGATGGTTAAAAATGCATAGCATTATCAGGCGCCGACTGGGCAGCAAAAGGAGGAGTTGCTGGGGCCCGAGGGTTGTTGCCGGGTCCTAGagggaagaagaaaaaaagataatgaTGATGCACGATGATGTGCGCGCTGTtaagttttgtttatttctgcttTAATAAATACCACTTGATTTCCATTTCATCACGCTTGTCTACAGCTTTGTATACTAAGTGTGCAACAAATATTGGCGAGCCAGTAGCCAGGAGAGATCGCGGAACAACAGCCGAAGCGGCGCGAGGAAAACAGGCGGAGCTGAAGCGCGAGCGAGAGACGCGATCGGAAGACGCGATCGGAAAAAAATCATGGATCTAGAACAGATGCAGGACAAAATTGCAGAGAGTCTAGTCCGGCTGGATTTAGACCAACTGAGAGAGGTATGCTTCTTCATGAAGATTCCTGTAGATGAAGGAAGAAAGAGACATGCATTAATAAGACTGATGAGTGAGGCTCTGGAAAAAAGTgttgaagaggaggaggaagatgtAGCACAGCAATATCTCACAGAGTTGTTAGCCTTGTGCAGTCATCTGAAAAACAAAGATAGGGATACTCAAACAGTGGAAGAGAGTGTGGAGGGTGGCATGACTGAACTACAGTGCTTGCAAAAGCAATACTCAGAACTGCAGATTAACTTTCAATCAGCTACTAAGCTTttggaaaatgaaatgaaacgTCTGAGTGATAAAGtgagtaaaaaagaaaacagtcaGTCACAGCCACAACAAAATGTCTTCCTTGAGCAAAGAGTACCAATACAACCACCAGAAGTGACAATACGTCGTGAGTTCAGAATTTGTGGCCAGATTGGTGAGAGAGGGCAAAAAGATAAATTATCATACACAAATCTCATGCATCAAATCAATGTGGGCCTCAAAAAGGGACACAGTGAAACTGAAATCATAGAGGCAGTAGTGAAAGCAATTAGCCCTGGCTTGAGTTTGAGAGATATGCTAGAAATCAAAAGTGGGTTGACTCTCTCACAACTAAAGACAATTTTGAGAGGCCACTTTAAAGAAGATAGCTCAACTGATCTGTACCACCGATTAATTAATATCACCCAAGATGTTCGGGAATCTCCTCAGAATTTTCTGTTCAGAGCAATTGAGCTGAAGGAAAGGCTGCTTGTGGCTGCGAGAGAAGTTGATTCAGATGAGCAATACAGCCCAGAGCTAATACAGAGGAAATTTTTGAGATCGCTGAGTACTGGATTACTAAGCGACCACATCAAATTCCAGCTGAAGAGTAGTCTGGATGATCAAAATGTTCCAGATGAAATTCTGATTGACAAGATGAACGAAGCAGCAAGTTTTGAATGGGAGAGACAACAAAAATTAAGAAGAAACACAAGTAGTAAAGGGGTGAAAGTAAATGAAATGCAAATGGAAGCTGGTGCTTCATCACATGACACATCAGTAGGGGCTGCATGTGTGGTAGACAAACCGGTACCAGCTAAAACAAATGTTAAATGTCAGAAAACTGTTGCAACACACCGAGATGCTGAGTGGATAGAAATAGTTAGGGAGCTGAGAGAGGAGATGGCTGAATTAAGGAGGACTGTACAAAGTGTATCACAACCTTTTCGTATGCCCCCCCGCAATGCAAAGAAGGAGTGCACAGCCTGCCAGGAAAGTAACACAGGTGAACCATGTGACCACTGCTTCAAATGTGGCCAGCAGGGTCATTATTCCAAGGGATGCCGGGCGGCCAGAAAATCAGGGGGAAAAGTCAGTATTGCCAGTAACACAATAACTCACCTCTCCACCGAAGACTCTGAGCTAATGGAATCCAGTGAGAAATTTACGGAAGAGCAGCTAAGTGTAGTAACTGGGCGAGGTTCTACTTACATCAGCCACATCTCACCCAAACACCACTCAGAGCTGTTGAGCCTCATTGGAAAAAGATGTACGGTGAGTTGTTATATTGAAGACGTGGCAACCCAAGCATTATGGGACACTGGGTCTCAAATCTGCCTCCTGAATGAGAGGTGGAGGGCCGAACATATTCCCCACATAAAAGTGCAAAGCCTAGAAGAAATCCTGGGGCCCGGCACACTTGTGGGTAAAGCAGTCAACCAGACAGCCATCCCGTTCTTAGGCTGGGTTGAAGTAAGATTCCAGCTAGGCACAGAAACCATAGTCCCGTTAGAGCTCAAGGCCCCCATGCTAGTCACTGCAGAGGCTAATGTAGCAGAAGAACCCATAATCGGCTATAATGTCATCGAGGTGCTGTTGAAAAAGGGATCTGAGCAACCACCCCAAACCACAATACAAGCTGTGAGTGCTGCTTTCTCCATCAACAGTAAACGTGCTGAGAAGCTGACCAAATTAATCCAAATGAGTGACCCTCAGAGCAGTGATGGAGTAGTGAGGTTGGGGCGTCAAAAGGTTGCCATTCCACCAGGCTTGACCAAAGTTATTAAATGTGGTGTGAGGACCTCTTCTTTCCCTTACCAGCAGGAGGCTCTTTTCATTCCTAATGAAAGTCCCTCTTGGCCAGATACCCTGGAGGTTGGGGAAACAGTTGTTAGCCTTCAAAAAGGAACATGGTCACGAATATCCATCCCTGTAACAAACAGAACAGAAAAGGATATCATTCTGTCACCCCGAACTGTTTTTGGTCAGGTTCAGCGGGTTAAAGCCATTTACCCATTAGAAGCAAGGCCGGTGGAGAAAACGGCAAAAATTGAGGCTGAATCTGAGGTTAGTCCCAACCTCCAGCACATAGCCAGGACTGATTCAAAGGCTGGGGAGCAGACAGAAGGAGAGAATAGGGAACTATGGGACCCCCTGTGTTACTTACCCATTTAACTCCAGCCCAGCAGCTGAaagtgaaaaaaatgttaagaGAAGAAAGTGGGGCATTCTCCAAAGATGAATATGATGTGGGATGCATACCAACACTGCAGCTACGCATTAGGTTGTCTGATCACACCCCAGTCCGACGAACATACACTTCTGTACCAAAGCCCTTACACAAGGAGGTGAAGGAGTATTTGGAGGACTTGTTAAACCGGGGTTGGATACGGAAATCAAAATCCAACTACTCTTCACCTATAGTGTGTGTGCGAAAAAAGGACGGGACGTTGCGTCTCTGTTGTGACTATCGAGAGCTAAACCAAAAGTCCATCCCCGACAGACACCCCATCCCGCGCATACAAGATATGCTCAACAGTTTGCAAGGCAGTGCTTGGTTCTCTGTACTAGATCAAGGCAAGGCATACCACCAGGGTTTCCTGGAAGAAAGCAGTCAACCCCTCACTGCATTTATTACACCCTGGGGTCTGTATGAATGGGTGAGGATACCATTCGGTCTGTCTTCAGCTCCTTCAGAGTTCCAGAGAAGCATGGAGGAGTGTCTCTCAGGGTTACGAGATGATGTTTGCCTTCCGTATCTGGATGACAATTTAGTGCATAGCAGAACTTTTGATGATCATCTTCTGGATATTCGTAAGGTGTTACAACGGTATCAGCAGCACGGGGTAAAGTTAACAGCGAAAAAATGTGAACTGTTCAAAAACAAGGTGAGGTTTCTTGGGAAAATGGTCTCAAAAGAGGGCCACACCATGGATCCGGCCGAAACTGCACCTGTGCTAGCATTAAAAGAAAAGAGGCCAGCCACAGTCGGAGAGCTGAGAAAAGTGCTGGGGTTTATTTCATATTACAGGCCCTACATTCCCAATTTCTCAACCATAGCAAAGCCATTATATAACCTGCTGTCCCCAGAGAAGCTAATGGAAGAAGGAGCTGTAAAGTTGAAAACAAAGCAAAAGGCTGCAAAGAACGGCAAGAAGCAAAATCAACTTCCCTCTTACCATCCAATCATATGGACTGACAAACACCAATCTGTACTCTGCCAACTCATTGATTACCTCTCTAGCCCGCCAGTCCTTGGGTATCCTGACTTTGATGCTGCATTCGTTCTTCATTGTGACGCTTCACAGGACGGGCTGGGGGCCATCCTCTATCAGAGACAGGAAGGGAGGTTAGTAGTCATAGCTTACGGCTCAAGAACTCTTTCAGCTGCCGAAAAGAATTACCATCTTCATTCTGGCAAATTAGAGTTTTTAGCTATGAAATGGGCAATCTGTGAGAGGTTCAGGGATTACCTATATTATGCCCCTTCATTTGTAGTATATACTGACAATAACCCCCTGACTTATGTCCTCACCACGGCCAAGTTAAATGCCATAACACACAGGTGGATAGCTGAGTTAGCAGATTTCCGGTTCACAATAAAATACAGACCTGGAAAAACGAATGCAGATGCGGACGGGCTGTCCAGGATGCCCCTGGACATGGAGAAGTATATGCAGACCTGCACCCAGGAAGCTTCAGCGGAGGTAATTTCCAGTGTGGTGGAAGCATTATCTGTAAAGAGGGATGAGGGAGAGCCATGGTTGTGTCCAGCAGTCATTGCAACAGCGCTCGCAGATGAGGAACATGAACAACATGCATTACCTGCATCACCTGTGACACGAGTATCCAGTGAAGCCTTGAAAAAAGCTCAGGAAGGGGACCTGATGATCTTGAAAATCTTGCAGTATCTCAAGGAAAATCAGTGGCCTAAGGTGAAGAACAGTGATGAGACAACCAAGGCATTCATGAGGGAGAGAAGCAAACTGTATCAGGATGAGAATGGTGTCTTATATCGAAAGACTGTTACGCGCTCACAGCTGGTACTGCCTAAAAGCTTACATAAATTAGTCCTTCAACAGCTACACCAAGAAATGGGCCATTTGGGCGTGGAGCGGACACTGCACTTAATCAGGGAACGGTTTTATTGGCCACACATGCAGCGAGATGTGGAGCAGCACATCACTAAAAAGTGCTGTTGCCTGAAAAATAAGAGGCCCAACAAGCCTACAAGAGCTCCACTGACCAACATTGTGAGTACATACCCCCTTGAGATTGTGTCCATTGATTTCCTGCACTTAGAGAGATGTAAGGGAGGCTATGAGTATATACTGGTCGTGATGGACCATTTTACCCGGTTCGCACAGGCTTATGCTTGTACCAACAAAGCCGCTAAAACTGCAGCCGAGAAAATCTTTGGAGATTTTGTCCTTAAGTTCGGGTTTCCAGCTAGGCTCCATCACGACCAGGGCAAAGAATTCGAAAATCAGCTGTTTGCTAAGCTCCAGCAGTACTGTGGGATTCACGGTTCACGCACCACCCCATACCATCCGCAGGGGAATGGTCAGGTCGAAAGGTTTAATAGAACCCTCCTGGCCATGTTGAGAACTTTAACAGTTGAGGAAAAAGCTGACTGGAAAAGTTCCCTTGCGAAGGTGGTACATGCGTATAACTGTACACGCCATGAATCCACAGGCTTTTCACCATACTATCTCCTCTTTGGCCGTCACCCCAAACTTCCAATTGATCTCATGTTTGGTCTGAGCCCCAAAGATACAAGTACTTCCCCTCAGGAGTATGCAACCAAATGGAAAGAGAGAATGGAGGAGGCTTACCAATTGGCGTCCAAGAGGGCTCGCAAGAGTGGGGACAGAGGGAAGGAGAGGTATGACAGGAAGGTGCACGGCGCAGAATTGGATCCAGGATGCAGAGTCCTTGTCCGAAATCTCACCGAGAAAGGTGGCCCCGGCAAACTCAGATCTTTCTGGGAGCAGAAAGTTCACATAGTGACTCAAAGGAAATATCCAGACAGCCCAGTGTATGAAGTGAGACCAGAAAATGGCCAGGGGCGAACGAGAGTGCTTCACAGGAATTTGCTGCTACCATGTGACTTTCTGCCTGTGGAAGAACTAGATACATCAGGGAAGAAGAAAAGGCAGGAAAAGAAAAGGGCTCACAAAAACACAACCAGTAACAGAATTGAACCTACCAGTTCGGAGGATGAAGATGAATGGGAATACATTGACGGAGTTCAGCTGGAATCAGCTGATGAGCCTGTTAGAAGCATTCTCAGACCAGAAGCAGAGAAGTTCCAGCCACGGAATGAGATAATGGACCCAAAACAGTATGATGGAGATAGGGAACAGTTCCAGATGACATTGgatgaggaaacaatggaggagCAACCTGCAAATGAAGAAGAGACACTACAGGAGGACACTGTACACACTGCACGGATTGAAGAAGAAGGGCAGCTGAAACTCACTTTGGagcaagaagaagaaaaaagaaatgcaacAGATGAAAAGCTTACCAGTGACGAGACTCAGGATGAGCACGATCAGCAGCGAAAGTATCCTTTGAGAATTAGAAAAAGCACAAAGACGTTTACGTATGATATCCTAGGCCAGCCTACATTCACTTAAGGTTAGAAGGTAATATCTAGTCATTGAAACTAGAAAATGTGTTTATAGGAGTGTTTAAGATGTTGCATTAATTAGTTTTGTTAGAAACTGAAGTGTTATGAAATGTTCAGATATTTGTAGTTCTATTATAGTATTCCAGTTTGTTGATGCAATTTAGTTTCTTCAGGTGGACACAAGCTCAAGATGACACTGCAGACGGAAGAAGGAAATAGTATGAACTCTGGCAGTATGTGCTTGAATATTGCGAGTGATAAGGGAAAGTCCACAATAGTTGTATCCATTTGGGTGTTTTTCTTGAGGGGGATGAATGCTCAGGTCAAAAGGTTAAACCTATTTTCAGTATGAGTATTTTACCTGTGAGTATTCCAGAGTGAGTGGTGGGTTATCATAGTGCACGATGATACCTGCCACACCCAGGTTACGTTGAATGGGGTTAGACGTGATGTGACGGAACTGAAATGTATCAGGAGGCAGTACTCAAATTGAGCCCCGGACctgtttatttcattcattaGAGATGTCAAGGACATGGCCTGCTAAATGTAAAGTAATGTATAGTAATGTCGGGGCGACATTTAATTTTTGAGGGGAGAGTGTGGGAAGCATAGGAAATATCCTTATAATTTGTGAACCCCCCCCCCTTTTAACGACACtacagatgttttgttttgttaaattgttattttatttaatttaatgttcttttatttacaattgtttatttactttcattttggaGATGGTTAAAAATGCATAGCATTATCAGGCGCCGACTGGGCAGCAAAAGGAGGAGTTGCTGGGGCCCGAGGGTTGTTGCCGGGTCCTAGagggaagaagaaaaaaagataatgaTGATGCACGATGATGTGCGCGCTGTtaagttttgtttatttctgcttTAATAAATACCACTTGATTTCCATTTCATCACGCTTGTCTACAGCTTTGTATACTAAGTGTGCAACATATATCATTCTACTTTTACAATGAGAGTCCATGTAGTCTTGTTTGACATAGGTCTAGATCTCTACAGTAAATGTTCCTGCTTGTCCAAACCTTTTTCAGAATTGAAGTTAGAGAACATTCAGGTGGACGAACAAGACTTTTTTCAGTTGAACAAGAGCATGCCATTGTTGACATGGTGGTCCAGAACAACACCCTCCGCCTTAAAGAAATTCAGCAAAGAATAACACACAGGACAATCAACTGTTCCACAATATCCACCAATGCAGTCTCTCCACAATTGACCGTGTTCTAAGAAGAAATGCTATCCGAATGAAGCAAGTATACAAAGTGCCCTTTGAGAGGAACTCTGTTAGAGTGAAGGAGTTGCGATTCCAGTTTGTTCAAGTATGTGCAACCCAATTACTGCAATTTTACTGTCAACTCAAAGATATATTTTTCCTGAATTTTAAGTATGTGTCCATAAACTATTCCATGCTACTATATGTGAAAAGATTTAGGCATATCTATGTATACTGCTGCTTCAAAGTGTGAACTCAAACTTCAGCAACAATTTCACAGTAGTATTGACTGCAATCAATCCCATTACTGTAAAACACAAATTTACTATATTTTACCTTGTGTTCTTTTTACTCTAGAGAATCTTGGAGTTGGATAGCAGCGCAACTCATTATGAGTACCTGTATATTGATGAAGCAGGCTTCAATCTTCAAAAAAAAGGAGAAGAGGGAGAAATGTGATTGGCCATCGTGCTACAGTCAATGTCCCTGGACAACGAGGAGGCAACATCACTCTCTGTGCAGCAATTTCTACAACTGGTGTTGTGGCAAACAATGCTGTCTtgggaccatacaacacagcaaGGCTCCTACATTTTTTAAACCTCCTCAATGAAATCCTCTTTCCGCAGGGTGATCAGGAGCAAATGGTGCGGAATTTTGTAGTTGTTTGGGACAATGTCCAATTCCACCATTCAGCACTAGTGCGAGAGTGGTTTGAGAATCACCCACAATTCAGGATGGTGTTTCTTCCACCATATTCTCCTTTCCTGAATCCAATTGAGGAATTCTTCTCCTCTTGGAGATGGAAAGTACATGATCGCAACCCTTACAACCAAGTAAGTCTTCTTCAAGCGATGGAAGAAGCCTGTGGAGATATTGGGGCACAAGCATGTCAAGGATGGATacagcattcaagacgttttttCCCACGATGCATGACTCGTGAAAATATTTTCTGTGATGTTGATGAAATTCTCTGGCCAGATGTAATTGAGAGGCATGatcaataaaataattgattCAATGAATGCAGTACATTtatcactttattttttatatacctAGGCACTtatttgcataatatatatatatatttgtgtgtgtggggtgaCAACTTATTGTTATACACCTGAACTCCTCATTAAAGAACTTAAtgaaaaacatgtattttcatttatttctttgTGTATCTTCAGCTGAATTTGTTATAAAATTAACAGAGAACACACTTTAAGTTTTGATGTTAATATtgaattttaataaatgcattactAGAATAAAATGCTGTGTTTCATTGTGCAGTGAATACTTAACGGTTTCGCCAGCATAAGAGTGTGTTTAGTTTGCTGTGTTAACTGTTTTGAGAGCTGTTACCTGAGTTTGGAGAAATGTACCAAATCGATAGAGAAAAACTGTAACTGTTTTATCCAAATTCACGCACAGACCGTTCAGTGTTTAGTACTGCAATGTCCGAGTCTCTCTTGTCTCATGTCTTTTCAGTCGGCGCAAGCAAGAAACATTTAGGCTACTAGACCGTGGACTAGCTTTGACTCCCTGAACAGTGTCCGCGCAGCCGAATTTTTATGACCATGGACGGTGCGCGTGTGCATGCGtccgaacgcgtctttccgaGCTCATGGGCAAAGTTGAAAGGCCCGCGCGCTCAAGGGCATATGAGTATCTTAGAAAGATTCAACTGTGCGCGAGACGGAGGGGAACGTGGGAAAAGAAGTAGGCTATACCCGGGCCTTAACCGCTCCAAATTAGTGGACGAGCTGACGGATCACATCGGGAATAACATGGGGGGGCATTTGCTTGTTTGGAGAGTTACCGTCATAATGGTGTCGGGGAAGGATACTGAACCAAAGCtcgatttaatttaattgtcatTACTTCATTTTTAAATTGGTTACACACAGATGACTACCACAGAATACATTGTTACTGCTGAATAAATAGGTTAATCAATCACggtaaaaattaaaacaaaccgGCACACGTAGGCTATTATAAGCGCGACTCATGGACGGTGACGCACGCTGCATAGAAACAGCTGCCGCCGCGACTCTGGAAAGCTGAGTTTACCGGCGCAATATAAACATATCATGTTATATGtacttttaataatacatttttcaaatcatATATAGGCCTTCGCAACAGATATGACTATTTCCAGACCCAAGTAGTGTctggaaataaaatgaaatattctgGCACCTTTGATTGGGTGGGCCAGCCATCAATCTGGGTGGGCCAGTGCCGCCCTGGCCCTTCTGTAGCCTCGCCACTGCTGTACATgtgttgaagctcttaattttgagtttccagagtgcaccagattgatgcatttaaccttgaAATGTACATAATTTTCTCCCGGGGGAGCATACCCCC
This region includes:
- the LOC137003792 gene encoding uncharacterized protein; translated protein: MKPLYKVPFERNSQRNKEFRRAYVDGVLEMDAHAIPHEFIFIDEAGFNLAKTRRRGRNLIGHRAIIDVPGQRGGNITMCAAISNMHGVLHRHAKLGPYNTAHILTFLDRLHNILIPPERMNDADHQRNRYVVVWDNVSFHHAAPVQNWFADHPTFLVQYLPPYSPFLNPIEEFFSAWRWKVYDRQPFVRMPLVQAMEEACDEIDVGAIQGWIRHSRRFFPRCLAREDIACDVVARVEGEEEEEEEIEKEEKEKEKEEMKM